Proteins encoded by one window of Actinocorallia herbida:
- a CDS encoding DMT family transporter yields the protein MAVIDFVYLLAVGALWGASFLFMREAAPVLGPVSMTEARVLLAGLALLAVGLLLRKVPDIRRDLGGFLILGALMAAFPFTLIGVAELEITASLAAILNATTPLFALAVTAVRRRVRPSGPQIAGVLLGVAGVAVLVGLGPLHIDGMMLLAVGASLLAALFYALGGVYTKIRFPDTHPLVTATGQNLAAAAILLVPSLALPPRETPSGGIVLSVVTLALASTALGFFLFFRLVTRMGPTGALSVTFLVPLFGLLWGTAFLGEPLSWSMPFGMAMVLAAVFLVTDRRPTPSPPVPAPGPVPAPAEAPAAAVPDGDHGKP from the coding sequence ATGGCCGTCATCGACTTTGTGTACCTTCTCGCCGTGGGCGCGCTGTGGGGCGCGTCCTTCCTGTTCATGCGGGAGGCCGCGCCGGTGCTCGGCCCGGTGAGCATGACCGAGGCGCGGGTGCTGCTGGCCGGGCTGGCCTTGCTCGCGGTCGGCCTGCTGCTGCGGAAAGTGCCCGATATCCGGCGGGATCTGGGCGGCTTCCTCATCCTCGGCGCATTGATGGCCGCCTTTCCGTTCACCTTGATCGGCGTCGCGGAACTGGAGATCACCGCGTCTCTCGCGGCGATTCTCAACGCCACGACGCCGCTGTTCGCGCTCGCGGTGACCGCGGTGCGCCGACGCGTCCGCCCGTCGGGTCCGCAGATCGCCGGGGTGCTGCTGGGGGTCGCGGGGGTCGCGGTGCTGGTGGGCCTGGGGCCCCTGCACATCGACGGCATGATGCTCCTCGCGGTCGGCGCCAGTCTGCTGGCCGCGCTGTTCTACGCGCTCGGCGGCGTCTACACCAAGATCAGGTTTCCTGATACCCATCCTCTGGTCACGGCAACCGGGCAGAATCTCGCCGCGGCGGCCATACTCCTGGTACCTTCCCTGGCGCTGCCGCCCCGGGAGACGCCGAGCGGCGGCATCGTCCTGTCCGTCGTGACCCTGGCCCTGGCCTCCACCGCGCTCGGGTTCTTCCTGTTCTTCCGGCTGGTGACCCGGATGGGCCCGACCGGCGCCCTGTCCGTCACGTTCCTCGTGCCGCTGTTCGGGCTGCTGTGGGGCACCGCGTTCCTCGGCGAGCCGCTCAGCTGGAGCATGCCGTTCGGGATGGCGATGGTGCTGGCCGCGGTGTTCCTGGTCACCGACCGGCGGCCGACGCCCTCGCCGCCGGTCCCGGCGCCCGGACCCGTCCCGGCTCCGGCGGAGGCCCCGGCCGCCGCCGTCCCCGACGGCGACCACGGCAAGCCCTGA
- a CDS encoding cation:proton antiporter, whose protein sequence is MSAVPPMSSHTLLLFLLQTGLLLAVAVGLGRLAVRLGWPAVAGELLAGVLLGPSILGQTAPGAMEWLFPRDPAQFHLLDAVGQIGVLLLVGITGAQMDLGLVRRRGRTAAYVSGASLVIPLALGIAVGLALPVAFHGPAADRTAFALFLGVALCVSAIPVIAKTLTDMNLLHRNTGQLTLAAAMVDDIAGWLLLSVVSAMAASGAGVGRTALSAACVVVVGLVAWLVVRPVARTVLARADVAGEPPVATGVVVLLMLLAAAGTHALGLEAVFGVFVCGMAIRASGAARPALLAPLRTVVLGVLAPVFFATAGLRIDLSALASPAALGWALLVLLLAIVGKFVGAYLGALLAGLNRWEAIALGAGLNARGVIEIVIATVGLRIGVLSSRMYTIIVLVAVVTSLMAPPVLRWTMRRVEQTAEEEMRAREFGLSREPAP, encoded by the coding sequence ATGAGCGCGGTCCCGCCGATGAGCAGCCACACCCTGCTGCTGTTCCTCCTCCAGACCGGCCTGCTGCTGGCCGTCGCCGTCGGGCTCGGCAGGCTCGCGGTCCGGCTCGGCTGGCCCGCCGTCGCCGGGGAGCTGCTGGCGGGCGTGCTGCTCGGCCCCTCGATCCTCGGGCAGACCGCGCCCGGGGCGATGGAATGGCTGTTCCCCCGTGACCCCGCGCAGTTCCACCTGCTCGACGCCGTCGGGCAGATCGGCGTCCTGCTGCTGGTCGGGATCACCGGCGCGCAGATGGACCTCGGGCTCGTCCGCCGCAGGGGCCGCACCGCCGCCTACGTCAGCGGCGCGAGCCTGGTCATCCCGCTCGCCCTCGGGATCGCCGTCGGACTCGCCCTGCCCGTCGCGTTCCACGGCCCGGCGGCCGACCGGACGGCGTTCGCGCTGTTCCTCGGCGTCGCCCTGTGCGTCAGCGCCATCCCGGTGATCGCCAAGACGCTCACCGACATGAACCTCCTGCACCGCAACACCGGCCAGCTCACCCTCGCCGCCGCCATGGTCGACGACATCGCCGGCTGGCTGCTGCTCTCGGTCGTCTCGGCCATGGCGGCGTCCGGGGCGGGCGTCGGCCGGACCGCGCTGTCTGCGGCCTGCGTCGTGGTCGTGGGGCTCGTCGCGTGGCTGGTGGTCAGGCCCGTCGCCCGCACCGTGCTGGCCAGGGCCGATGTGGCGGGGGAGCCGCCCGTCGCGACCGGCGTCGTCGTCCTGCTGATGCTGCTGGCGGCCGCGGGCACCCACGCGCTCGGCCTCGAGGCGGTCTTCGGCGTGTTCGTGTGCGGGATGGCGATCCGCGCGAGCGGCGCGGCACGACCCGCCCTGCTCGCGCCGCTGCGCACGGTGGTCCTGGGCGTCCTCGCGCCGGTGTTCTTCGCCACGGCGGGACTGCGCATCGACCTGTCGGCGCTCGCCTCGCCCGCCGCCCTCGGCTGGGCCCTGCTCGTGCTGCTCCTGGCGATCGTCGGCAAGTTCGTCGGCGCCTACCTCGGCGCGCTCCTGGCCGGGCTCAACCGGTGGGAGGCGATCGCGCTCGGCGCCGGACTCAACGCCCGCGGCGTCATCGAGATCGTCATCGCCACCGTGGGGCTGCGCATCGGCGTCCTGTCGTCCCGCATGTACACGATCATCGTGCTGGTCGCGGTGGTGACGTCGCTGATGGCCCCGCCCGTCCTGCGGTGGACCATGCGCCGGGTGGAGCAGACGGCCGAGGAGGAGATGCGGGCCCGCGAGTTCGGCCTGAGCCGGGAACCCGCGCCGTGA